In Rhodothermales bacterium, one genomic interval encodes:
- a CDS encoding bifunctional salicylyl-CoA 5-hydroxylase/oxidoreductase — MNVACIGGGPAGLFLSILLKHRCPDWPVAVYEQNPRGNTFGWGIVFSDGTLENLRAADAVVADRTEASLAHWDDIAVHFRGETLCSSGHGFIGVGRHRFLEILEARAEALGVALHYEHRVTDLDALGADLVVAADGVNSVVRSTFAGQFEPTVEPQQNRFTWLGTHRPFEAFTFDFRETEHGWFQAHCYQFSEDTSTFIVECREETWHAAGLDRMTKEEGLAFCERLFADTLGGHSLLDNSPHLDGPAMWIRFPKVTNERWHAALPSGTPVVLLGDAAATAHFSIGSGTKLALESAIALADKLTEAMVRSGPVEAQHAASDRALADVLEAYEDERRVEVLRLQNAARNSTEWFESVERRGGLAPEQFAYSLLTRSQRVSHENLRLRDRASLEAYERWLAEALTDGTVAEAVPPMFLPFRLRDLTLPNRIAVSPMAMYSAEDGLVTDFHLVHFGARALGGAGLIFTEMTCVAPDARITPGCAGLWTDAQAEAWRRVVDFVHTNSPAKVALQLGHAGRKGSTKRPWEAGGRDTAPLPHGWDLVAPSPIPYVPTMPTPRAMDRADMDRVRDEFVAATRRGIDAGFDLLELHCAHGYLLSSFISPLTNQRTDEYGGSLQRRLRYPLEVFDAVRAAWPEVKPMSVRISAHDWVEGGIGPDDAVEIARRFAEHGADVIDVSSGQVSPDQAPVYGRMFQTPFAERIRLEANVATMAVGNIYEPDHVNSIIASGRADLCLLARPHLSDPQWTLRAAADLGYTAQWWPPPYLSGKRQFERLFERQRAAED, encoded by the coding sequence GTGAACGTCGCCTGCATCGGCGGAGGCCCCGCCGGCCTCTTCCTCTCGATCCTCCTCAAACACCGCTGCCCGGACTGGCCCGTCGCCGTTTACGAGCAGAACCCGCGCGGCAACACGTTCGGCTGGGGCATCGTGTTCTCCGACGGGACGCTGGAGAACCTCCGCGCCGCCGACGCCGTCGTGGCGGACCGGACCGAGGCCAGCCTCGCGCACTGGGACGACATCGCCGTGCACTTCCGAGGCGAGACGCTGTGCTCGTCTGGCCATGGGTTCATCGGCGTCGGGCGGCACCGGTTTCTGGAGATCCTCGAAGCCCGCGCCGAAGCACTCGGCGTCGCGCTCCACTACGAGCACCGCGTCACCGACCTCGACGCACTCGGTGCCGATCTCGTCGTCGCGGCCGACGGCGTCAATAGTGTGGTTCGGAGCACGTTCGCCGGGCAGTTCGAGCCGACCGTTGAGCCGCAGCAGAACAGGTTCACGTGGCTCGGGACGCACCGCCCGTTCGAGGCGTTCACGTTCGACTTCCGCGAGACCGAGCACGGCTGGTTCCAGGCGCACTGCTACCAGTTCTCCGAAGACACGAGCACGTTCATCGTCGAGTGCCGCGAGGAGACGTGGCACGCCGCCGGGCTCGACCGGATGACGAAAGAGGAGGGCCTCGCCTTCTGCGAGCGCCTCTTCGCCGATACCCTCGGCGGGCACAGCCTCCTCGACAACAGCCCCCACCTCGACGGCCCGGCGATGTGGATCCGCTTCCCCAAAGTCACGAACGAGCGGTGGCACGCGGCGCTGCCCTCGGGCACGCCCGTCGTCCTCCTCGGCGACGCCGCCGCGACGGCGCACTTCTCCATCGGCAGCGGGACGAAGCTCGCCCTCGAAAGCGCGATCGCCCTCGCCGACAAATTGACGGAGGCGATGGTCCGGTCTGGACCCGTAGAGGCGCAGCATGCTGCGTCTGACAGAGCGCTCGCAGACGTACTCGAAGCCTACGAAGACGAGCGTCGTGTCGAAGTCCTCCGGCTGCAGAACGCGGCGCGCAACTCGACCGAGTGGTTCGAGAGCGTCGAGCGGCGCGGCGGGCTCGCGCCGGAGCAGTTCGCCTACAGCCTCCTCACGCGCAGCCAGCGCGTGAGCCACGAGAACCTCCGCCTCCGCGACCGGGCCAGTCTCGAAGCCTACGAGCGCTGGCTCGCCGAGGCCCTGACGGACGGCACCGTCGCCGAGGCCGTGCCGCCGATGTTCCTCCCGTTCCGGCTGCGCGACCTCACGCTTCCCAACCGCATCGCCGTCTCGCCGATGGCGATGTACTCGGCCGAGGACGGGCTCGTGACCGACTTCCACCTCGTCCACTTCGGCGCGCGAGCGCTCGGTGGGGCTGGACTGATTTTTACCGAGATGACGTGCGTTGCCCCCGACGCGCGGATCACGCCGGGCTGCGCCGGGCTCTGGACCGACGCACAGGCCGAGGCATGGCGCCGCGTCGTCGACTTCGTCCACACCAACTCGCCCGCAAAGGTCGCGCTCCAACTCGGCCACGCCGGGCGGAAGGGCTCGACGAAGCGGCCGTGGGAGGCCGGCGGACGCGACACCGCGCCGCTCCCTCACGGGTGGGACCTCGTCGCTCCCTCGCCGATCCCGTATGTCCCCACGATGCCCACGCCGCGCGCGATGGATCGGGCCGACATGGACCGTGTCCGCGACGAATTCGTCGCCGCCACGCGTCGGGGGATCGACGCCGGGTTCGACCTGCTCGAACTCCACTGCGCGCACGGCTACCTCTTGTCGTCGTTCATCTCGCCGCTCACGAACCAGCGGACGGACGAGTACGGTGGCTCGCTCCAGCGCCGGCTGCGCTACCCGCTCGAAGTCTTCGATGCCGTCCGCGCTGCGTGGCCCGAGGTGAAGCCGATGAGTGTCCGCATCTCGGCGCACGACTGGGTCGAGGGCGGGATCGGTCCGGACGACGCCGTCGAAATCGCCCGCCGCTTCGCCGAGCACGGTGCCGACGTGATCGACGTATCGAGCGGGCAGGTCTCGCCCGATCAGGCGCCCGTCTACGGCCGGATGTTCCAGACGCCCTTCGCCGAGCGCATCCGGCTCGAAGCCAACGTCGCCACGATGGCCGTGGGGAATATCTACGAGCCCGACCACGTCAACTCCATCATCGCCTCCGGCCGCGCCGACCTCTGCCTCCTCGCCCGCCCGCACCTCTCCGATCCGCAGTGGACGCTCCGCGCCGCCGCCGACCTCGGCTATACCGCCCAGTGGTGGCCGCCGCCGTACCTCTCCGGCAAGCGCCAGTTCGAGCGCCTCTTCGAGCGGCAACGGGCGGCGGAGGACTGA
- a CDS encoding T9SS type A sorting domain-containing protein, with product MPGPSGEWDRGGLIAPTVIQDGDTLKMWYFGLASLNNPSSYAIGYAWSLDGVGWTKHPGNPVMTDRPGEWDAPGVSVPVVIKDGDTYRMWYSGSGCPDDGSIGYATSTDGLTWERLPAPVMERGPAGEWNVDFLSPGSVIEEDGLFKMWFFSGTGTVCSNTPATRASTGYATSPDGITWTLYDDPATTDPPYQFSDPVLEPGPSGAWDTNYAFSSYVLSTGTGYELWYSGRRGSEQDIGYATSPDGITWTKYAGNPVFEAPAWAPGGLVYPSVLRDGDTYRMWVQGWQNNSASIGYATAPLAVSAEPGATPSGMGALHPAYPNPAAVGTTISYTLEQPAHVTLAVYELLGRPVAHLVDAVRPAGASTLAWDGRDGSGRRLGTGVYVVRLHVNGETQSRKVLLLR from the coding sequence GTGCCGGGCCCAAGCGGGGAGTGGGACCGGGGCGGCCTGATAGCCCCCACCGTCATCCAAGACGGTGATACGCTCAAGATGTGGTACTTCGGGCTAGCCAGCCTGAACAATCCCTCTTCTTACGCCATCGGCTATGCGTGGTCACTGGATGGAGTGGGTTGGACGAAGCACCCGGGCAATCCGGTGATGACCGACCGCCCCGGCGAGTGGGACGCACCGGGGGTGTCGGTCCCCGTTGTGATCAAGGACGGCGACACGTACAGGATGTGGTACAGCGGCAGCGGGTGCCCCGACGACGGGAGCATCGGCTACGCCACATCCACCGACGGCCTCACGTGGGAGAGGCTACCGGCTCCGGTGATGGAACGGGGCCCGGCCGGCGAATGGAACGTCGACTTCCTCTCGCCCGGCAGCGTGATCGAGGAGGACGGCCTGTTCAAGATGTGGTTCTTCTCCGGGACCGGCACCGTATGCAGCAACACGCCCGCTACCCGAGCCAGCACCGGCTACGCCACGTCGCCCGACGGCATCACGTGGACACTCTATGACGACCCGGCGACAACAGACCCACCGTACCAGTTCAGCGACCCCGTGCTGGAGCCCGGCCCCTCGGGCGCGTGGGACACCAACTACGCCTTCTCTTCGTACGTCCTCTCGACCGGTACCGGCTATGAGCTCTGGTATTCCGGGCGGCGCGGCTCCGAGCAGGACATCGGCTACGCCACCTCGCCCGACGGCATCACCTGGACGAAGTATGCGGGTAACCCGGTCTTCGAAGCCCCCGCGTGGGCTCCCGGCGGCCTGGTCTACCCGAGCGTCCTGCGCGACGGAGACACCTACCGCATGTGGGTCCAGGGGTGGCAGAACAACAGCGCGAGCATCGGCTACGCAACGGCACCCCTCGCCGTCTCTGCCGAACCGGGCGCTACGCCGTCGGGCATGGGGGCGCTGCACCCGGCCTACCCCAACCCCGCCGCTGTCGGCACCACGATCTCGTACACGCTGGAACAGCCCGCGCACGTCACCCTCGCCGTCTACGAACTCCTCGGTCGTCCCGTCGCCCACCTCGTAGACGCGGTGCGCCCGGCGGGCGCGAGCACGCTGGCGTGGGACGGCCGCGACGGGAGCGGGCGACGCCTCGGCACAGGGGTCTACGTCGTGCGGCTGCACGTCAACGGGGAGACCCAGAGCCGGAAGGTGCTCCTGCTGCGCTGA